The window CCCATACCAGAGGAGATGACCGCCCAGCAAGAGCGCCTTATCGAGTTCGAGCCAATGCTTGCTCCCATTGGCGAGGATGAGGACGAGGTTGAGGATGAGACCTCGTTCAAGGTGATCTGCACGGCGCGCTACGAAACCAAGCTGGTCACGTTTGTCTACTCTTCCGTCGCCGTTGAATGGTGTATAGCTGCATCTCCCAGCTGGAACTCTTTGGGCACAGATGAGCCCCCTGGGAAAGGCTTTTCCCATTTCAGTTATTTGCGTGGCTGCTTCTACTGGAGCTCTCTTTGGAAAGACAAGCTTCTCGTGCTCGACACACGCACAATGGAGTTCTCCACTGTCAACATTCTCACCGGCTACCATGTGCAGCTTATAAACCAGCCTGGTCAGAGTGTGTGCATGTCTACCATTGTTGATGGTACAAAAGGAGCCCTTGAGATGTTTACTCTTGTTGGTCATTGCAAGCCTACCTCGTTTTATATTTATCATACAAGTCAGCAAAACAATGGCGGACCTTCCAACGGGTGGCAGCTGAAAAATGTTATAGCATTGCCTCCCCGATGTCTCTATTATACCGTGGGTGCAGCTGAGGGATTCTTATTCCTTCGAGGTGTTCGAGAAGCTCGGTGGGGTGACAATGGGGTCTTTCCTGTTGATGATATCGATTTTTTCTCTCTGGATGTCAAGACTTCAGAACTTAAGAAGGTCTGCAGCTGCAGGGAAACAATCTTTAATCATCCCAATCGTGCTCGCCCATTATTTGGCTTCCCGCCATCATTGTCG is drawn from Triticum dicoccoides isolate Atlit2015 ecotype Zavitan chromosome 6B, WEW_v2.0, whole genome shotgun sequence and contains these coding sequences:
- the LOC119324539 gene encoding uncharacterized protein LOC119324539, translated to MAPPAPYIVDEILEEIFLRLPTPAALVRASTASPRFRRIITARSFLRRFRALHPPPLVGFALEKRGFHHAQEPHPSAPLARALADRADFTYSFVPKPDDDWLTGLSPWCHRDVRDGRVLLECSYLWDIKPVFTNLAVCDPWSRRSTLLFPIPEEMTAQQERLIEFEPMLAPIGEDEDEVEDETSFKVICTARYETKLVTFVYSSVAVEWCIAASPSWNSLGTDEPPGKGFSHFSYLRGCFYWSSLWKDKLLVLDTRTMEFSTVNILTGYHVQLINQPGQSVCMSTIVDGTKGALEMFTLVGHCKPTSFYIYHTSQQNNGGPSNGWQLKNVIALPPRCLYYTVGAAEGFLFLRGVREARWGDNGVFPVDDIDFFSLDVKTSELKKVCSCRETIFNHPNRARPLFGFPPSLSKPTL